The DNA region GTTCACCATTGAGCCTTTCGTCTAAAAGATTGATGCTATTTACGAATGTTTAACATTGTCTAAAAGTTCACAAATAAACGAtcacaaataaattaaataaaagcaatatcCCAATCCattttaaaaccaaacaatttgttgtaattttttatttatgctgTTTAATGTTctcttttatattttccttcaatacaataataataattataagaGTAATAATAATCCGTAGTATACTCATATAGTATGTGtgtatttaatatatgtagtttttttgtttttcttgtttgcatttttttgtttccataCTTTTCATATTTgaagtatatttatattaatttttaaattaataaatctatgtgaatttaatttctttcgcttgaaaaaaattctatatttATTCAGTAtgcttttgtatttttctttttttattccCCATCGTTTTGCTTGCGGTTCAATCAAGGATGCATCATCTCATAACGGCTGTATGTCCTCAGATATTCGGTTGTATCTTCTTTGTTAGTCAACAAAATCGAATAAAGTTCCTGTCGGGCATATAGGTGTTTGTTTAGGTTTAGGTGTaggtatgtgtgtgtatatgtggTAAATATATATCTCGCAATTTGTTGTATCAAATAACTTAAACAAACATCTCCACATATTCTTATTACGCATTTACTCATTATTTGCTTGCAGCTAAAACAttgaaaaatagaaaaaaagtaGTTTCATGCTTCACTtatattatcatttatttcGTATTTTCATATTCATCATCGTATTTATCATCGATAAAGTATATCTTGCAATTggggtttttgtgtttttctgtGTGGGATTATGCGTGGATTGCTCTTTAAACGGTTCTCTAagcatttatgtatatatcatCTCAAGCAACGTTTACGTGTTTTCGTTCTCCTCTAGAATTTTACAAAGCAATTGCATGACGACCGCCACCACTCACACCTTTAACTTGTGTGttccggatccggatccgggTCTTCGGATTTCATGCCCACTGGTGGTGTGATCCCGGATCAGGCAGGATGGGGTTTTGGGTTGATCAAGTGTTTTTACATATCTTCTTCGTTTGTTTAGTTTTCGCTCGCGTTCATCAGGGATCGAAATAAAAGTTTGTGTATCTCATATATGCTATTCGCtagtatatattttagataggtatatattttatgtacgTCTATGAGCAGTGTCGGAAAAGCATCAAAGATGGCAAGCAAGCGCCGCTTCGTCGTCTCGTCTCGTCTCGTCATCTTCATTATCTTCATCATCGTATCATATATCGTTTAGTTCTCGTAAATGGAATATTAAAACGTTACTCGACCATTAAGTTATTGATGTTTTACTTAGTTATTtaagcaatttcaatttctactAACTACATTTTTCGGGTTATCGACCAAGGGTTTCAATCACTTCCGaccagaagaacaccaagcTCTGCAGCAGCTCCGTCTCGGATGTTTGGTTCGGATTGTGGTTTTGGTATCTTTGAGTTTGGGAGTAGTTAATGGTATGTATACGTTGTAAAGTTGAATTAAGTAATTATCTGTCGATTGTGGTTTTTCGTTTCGTACTTTTTGCGATTCATAGCGTATGCATATGCGTTTTCATAGCTTTGTTCTAGTTTCCGGTTTCGTTAGCTTCTTGTTGTTTAGTGCGGTTTGGTTTTTATCGGGGACAAAACAGGGGGATAGAGAATAGTGCGCGCCTAGAATTTACAGTTTCGACATTCATTTGTTGCCTTTAttaatgttattaaatatatatatatatagatgtatttatgtataagTGTTGTAATAAAAGTTTGTGTGTACTTTAACTTTAGCTGGCGCTAAACATTTCACTTTAATGTTTCATTCATAAGACTGACTTCTATCTTAACGTAAATGTATTTGTGTATgtatgggtgtgggtgtgtgtgtttgttgtgtgCGGGGGAGGGGGTTAGTGCATGTATATGTTGTGTGTAAAGAAGATTAACTTTTCGCTTCGTTTTCCCTCTAGCTAAACACACAAAAAGCTACCACTAACTTCATGCTTCttcaaaaatatcaatacatttaaaaataaataatatatattggTCCCAGTTGCCTGGGCACCAGTTTCGAACATGTTTTCTTCTAGCATTTAGCTTTTTatcatttttgcatttcttttgcGTTTTTATATGTTTCTGGTTAAATTTCAAGTTTTGCCTGCGAAGTTAAATAATTACCCAAattcaaaagtttttaaattgataaaCTAAAGAACAAAGCCATGTTGCAATTTTCCATCATGCTGTTAATTGGTATCCACAAAAGTTGGCAGGCGGCAGTTAGAAGATTTAGGATTGGGGAGAAGAAGCCGAGAATCCGAATAGAAAACGTAGAAAttcaacaaatattatttcactttgcattttcaaatcAGTGAGATGCTTATGGTGTTACGGCTGCTACTGATGTTGACATTTCTGCTGGGTGCTGGTAATTTTTGTGTAGGAGTTCTCTCAGCCATAGCTGCTCGATTCAGGCATCGAAGAGATCCTCCTGCTGAGTTTCGCTGGCACATCAATTGGACCAGTTGGTGGTATAGTTGGTCCAGGGCATCTGTATAATACGGAAAACATTGCGTTAGATAAACCTAATATCTACTGTTCAAAATAGCAAGTGTTAACTCACGTGTTTGTCGTGGTGATCCCACACCTCCATCTTGTCCGGCATGTGTGCGGAGATGTCAACCGCTCCAGGAGCGCCCACAAAATGCTGGTAGCCATAGGAGGGCATCAAGTTGAcgtgctgttgctgctgctggctcaTATTTGGAGGTGCCTGCATGTTGTGGTAATCCATGGGCATCTGAATATATTTGGAATAGTAAATTGAATAAAGCTAATATTGCAAAGCCATTTCATCAATTGTATCTTACATTCATTGGctcatgctgctgctgctgcggataGGGTCCATTGTTGTAGGCCCtgtactgctgctgctgcggctgctgcttcAGCCAGTTGAgcggttgttgctgctgctgcgactgcggcggaggaggcggctGCTGCAAGCCCGGAGGCTGAGCCTTTGGCTCATGTGCCCAGGGGGGCAACACACTGGCTAGAGCATCTTCCATGCTGAGTGTCGAGGCTCCCACGTTAAAGTTGTTGTACTTCCATGATGCGGCTCGCTCGGTACCAATGGGGCGCGGCATCTTGCGAATGTCGTCGTGATTGGGCGACATTGCCGATGGTGAGCCCATGCCCGCCATTCCGCCGGCTCCATTCTCCAGGTGCAGCATGTCGCGACCGCTGTAAGAAGGATACTCTAGAGCGCCGCCATACCAACGCTGTGCAGCAGCTCCTCCCGGCTGTCTGGCACCCGCTCCAGGTGGTTGTCTGCCTTGATTTCCTCCAAACATATTCGACTGCGTTCCACCCTGCGGCGGTGGCTGTGGTGGCTTGGTGTTGCCTTGCGGGTAGATGACACGCTGATTCAGGCGCAGTAAGTTATTACCATCCACGATGTACGATGAGGCCGTGGGATCCATGGGATAgttcagctgctgctgttgctgctgctgtgagGCTCCCACCATCCGTTGCAAGTTTTGCAATGTCTGCAGATTCTGCAAATTCTGCTGCTGGCGATCGATCATCGCCgaggcggcggcagcagctgcggcCTGGGCAGCCACCGAATTGTTACCGCTTACTGGGTTGGAACCAATCGCTCCGAATGTGGGCGGTACTCCAGCCTCCGGCGCAGAAATCGGCATGGGCACATGGCGCTGGATGGGAACTGTGGCCGTGGGCGGTTTAATAACGCCTGGTGAATGGGCCGGAGCCGTCTCACCCAATCCTTGCGTTCCATTGATGGAGGGCTGGCCCACTGCGGGATTTCCTCCCTCCCCCACCATTGGTGATCTGGCTGGCGCTGTTGCAGGCCCACCCGGTTGTCCACTGGTTATGATGTTGAGAGCCTGTTGGCTAGattgtggttgctgttgctgctggatcACATTACCCACTGGAGGCGAGGTTGAGTGATTCGACGAGGCCTTGGAACTGCCCACGGGCGAGCTGAGGATGTTGCGATTGTATCCTGGTGCCTTGGAAGCATCCGCTTGCGGCAGACCATCGCCcacagctccagctccaccgCCGATGCCTGGATCGCCCAACTTTCCCCACTGCGACTGCTGGTAGTCACTGAACAGGGAATATGCGCTAGACAACTTCGCCGCCAGCTGGGCACTGAAGCTATCGCTGGTGGTGTTTGCTGCACTGGCGGCCATCAGATCGTTCAGCAGGTTTGTGTTGATCACGAGATTTTGCTGGGACGTctgtggttgctgttgctgggttggctgctgtggctgctgctgaggcgcttgttgtggctgctgctgctgttgttgttgcggctgctgttgttgtggcgGCTGTGGGCCAGGAACTGGTGCTGATTGGggtagttgctgttgttgctgctgctgctgcggttgctgctgtggctggGCTTGGATGGGAGATCCAACTCGCTTACTGGGCGGTGCAATGGGAGCAATGGGTTTCACATTGCTGTTGGtggcggctgctgctcctgctgccgcGGCTGCATTCACAGCGGCCACATCCGCTACATTGAAGGTGCCAATTGGTCCAGCCAatatgttgctgttgctactgtTGCCACTTACACTTCCGAGCTGGGCAACGTTGGAAGCCGCCGCTGCGGCCGACCCTCCTTGGCCAGCAACAGGCTTACCCCGTCCAAATGGTGCCACTACGCCACTGCTGCGTCCACCGGCAGAGCTGATCACCGCAGATGTAGCACCACCCTCAGCCTTTTTGGGTGAGGACTGTGCAATAGCCGCTGCCTTTGCGAAGTTTTGTGCCCCTGGTGCCACAGTCGATGATTTACCCAACGTGGTACTGCTCTTCTGTGCGGCTGGCAGGGATTTGGAAGAGCTTTCTGCCTTGCTTTTGGTCACGCCATTTGAGGAGGCACCTCCAGAGCTGCGACCAGGCTGCTGTTGGCCGAGATAGCTGCCGCCACCCCTGCCGTTCCGGGAACCTGATCCACTCGAGGCCGACACCTTGGTGCTGCTGCCGTTAGATTTGACCGACGCTGACGCTGATGACCGTCCACTTGGGGCCTTCACtgactgcagctgctgctgctgcttgtgcGCATTACTGTACGCAGCTCCCGCCGGTGTAGTAGAGCTGGCAGACGAGCTGGACGAAGTGGAGGTGGTGGACGCAGCTGAAGAAAAGGTGTACGCATTCACACCGGCAGCGGTGCGATTATCCCACGTTCCAACGGACATTGGGGCGCTTGCCCCGCCACTGGACGCCTGCTTAATACTGCTGTTAATCCTGGGCAGCATTTGCAATATGTCCACATCGGGATCTTTTATCAGTGCCAAAATGAGCATATGTGCCTGTTTTGTAGCATCGGTTAAGCCCTTGATCGTGATGCAACGCTCCGATTGGTTCTTGCCCTGCTTCTCCACCTCGATGTGAGCACCAGTGGTGGCGCGAATAGCGTTAATGTTGCTTCCACCTCGTCCAATCACCCGGGAGATGGCATTTACGGGCACTTGCACCTTCTTGCAGGTCATCTCGGGTACCGAAGACGTTGCGGTAGTGGCGCTTGTGGCCAGAGAGCTAGAGCTGTTGCTGGAACTGTTGCCTAGGTGATGGTGCGGATGGTGCTGCACGCTGGTGGCCGAACTGGTGGCTGTCACAGGCACAGGTGCTCCACTCGCTCCCACCGCTGTGGTCTGCTGGGCGCTGCTCTTGCGGACTACTTCCTTCCAACCATCGACTTCGGTGCGCTTCGCAGGATTCAAACTGGTGGCACTCGCGGCTTGTGACACTGGCTTTGCAATTTCCTTGCGGGTAGTAGTAGTATTGGCGCTACTGGTGTTGGTAGCGGTGCTGCTGTTTATGTTGCTCGCAGACTCGCTGCTCTGCAGTTTGCTGGAGCTACTGGGTTGCTGCTTTGCTGGCAGTGCAACCTCCTTGGGCGCAAGGTTCTCCTTCTCACGcttattgctgctgctggacgaGCTGTTcttctcctccttcttcttGAGAGAGGGTTCCTCCTTTTTCACATCGAGCTGCCGCTTGAGAGGGGCAGCCTGTTGTGCTGCAGGAGGTTGCTTTACAACTTCGACTGCGGGTTGCTTTTTCACAGAGATGCCCTTGAGGACGGTGTTCGATGTGACGACTGGAGGAGTTGGTGTTGGAACTGGTTCCACCGATACCACCACCTTGTTTTTCGGCTGcttcttgtttttcttgccCTGGTTGTTGTTGGACACGGAATTGGCTGCCGCCTCCGCAGCCTGAGCGGATTGACTGCAACCCAAGCGCACACCTTTGGTGTCACCGCTGGAGCACGAGCCCTGATCGATGCCAGAGTCTCCCTCCTCGCGGGCGGCGGCCGGCGCTGCCTCCTCGTCTTCATCGTCCTTGTCGGAATCATCATCCTTGTCACTGgcgtcatcgtcatcgcctTGCATATCGTCTCCGCCAGCACCATTACCCTGTTGTTGACGGCGCTTCTCCTCTTTCTTCTccatcttcttcttcttcttgcgctCACGACGACGGGCGGCGGCAGCTTTGCGACTCTCCTCGCGAGTCCGCTCCAGATCCAGCTCCTCCAATAGGATCGAAGCATTCTTATTGGCCTTGACGGCCTGGGCCTCTTTGGCGCTACGCAGGATCTTCATGCAGTCAAAGCACTTGTCTATCAGCTCCTTGTCACTTATGGTACCAATGAAGCGAATCATCTCCTGGTCAGAGGGAAACTGCGACACATACTGCACCATCCACTTCACAATCTTGGTGTGCCCCTTGCGGAAGGCAGCCATCAGGCAGGAAACGCGTCGATTATCCTGTGAGTCAATGTCTGCGTTGTGATCGTACAGGAGCTCCACCACACTGAGGTGGCCACCATGGGCAGCTAGCCAGAGTGGAGAGTTACCTTTCTTATTTTTCACCTCTACGCTGGCATTACGAGATAGAAGGAGCTCCACGAACTTTTGATGACCCTTGTCGGCGGCAATTGTTAAAGCAGTGTCCCTGGACGTCGGCACTGGAGCAGCATTCACGTCCGCACCCTTGTCCAGCAGAACGCGACCGACCTCTATGTAACCGCCTGAAGCGGCTTCCATAAGCGGTGTCAGACCCGTCTTAGCTCGATGCTCCACATTGGCGCGTCGGTCGAGCAGCAGACTTACGACCTCATGTCTGCCCTGGAAGCAAGCCAAAGTCAGGGCCGTATTGCGATTCGTTTCGATCTGGGCATTTATGTCGGATCCCTGATCCAAAAGCAACTTAACGGCCGGCGTATGACCATTCATGGCGGCTAGCATAAGCGGTGAAATGCCCAACTTGCTGCCCGTTCGCGAGTTGATCTCTGCTCCGTGACTAAGCAACAGTTTAATGATGTTCACATAGCCCCCACTGGCTGCCAAGCTCAGTGGAGTGTAGTCAGATACATTGCGGTGCTCTTTGTTGGCGCCAACGCTAAGCAAAAGTTCCACCACCTCGTATCGGCCGCCCGAACAAGCCAGCGACAACGGAGTATCCTTGGTACGCTCTGATTGAGCCTCCAGCTCAGCGCTGTGCTTGAGCAGAATGTCTACGACTTTGTCGTGGCCAGCGGTGGCGGCTAGGATAAGCGGTGTGAATCCCTTCTTATCGCGGTGCTCGATGTTTGCTCCCCGATTGATCAGCAGTTCCACCAGTTCTTCATGACCGCCGGCACAAGCCAAGGTTAGCGCCGTATCGTGGTTGGATTCCGTCTCTGAATCTATCTCGATAGTCTTGTCCACACTCACGGCGGTCGCAACGGCTAGCTGGTTCTGCAGTTGGGCTTGTTGCTGGGCTGTTGCGACCTGCGGCTGTTGATGCTGGTTCGTGTTCACTGCGGggaaaattaagtttaataaattaaatttgatgaaataaaacatataaattgGAGCATATAAGATTCTAATTACGAACGGGATAACCCACCTTGACTGCCGGCTGGTGTCTGGCGCACCACGCAACGACGATCCTTGCGCGACTGCTTGTCAATGGCCTTTTTGGCAATGCCGCCGGGCATCGACTTGGTGGCGCTCACACCGCTGCTGGGCGTGGGAGTAGGCGTGCCCATCGGCCAAATGGAGAGCTCgttttgttgcatttgctgttgctgggaGGCCTGAAGAGCGAATTGTGTATATCCAACAGCAGGCTGCGGCACTACAACAGAAGCAGGATGCGTCTGCGTGGCCACCTAGAAAATTATGTTTAGCGCATAAGAGATCACTGGATTCTTTTCAGTTTAATTAACATACCTGATGCTGGACACAGGTGGGTGGACACGGCGGCGGATGCAGGTTAAAGTGCTTTTGCTTAAGAGGAAGTGCCTGAACACCCACAACAGGAGCTCCAGCCGGCATCTGGCCGCTTCGCTGAAGCAACAGCTCTTGAGCCACCTGCTCTAACTCACTCTGGGTGGGCGGACGCTGACCGCCAGTTCGATGCTGAAAGAGATGCGCCTGCTCAGCGTGtaactgctgctgttgctgttcgGTAAGAGGCTCTCCAACggcctgttgctgctgcgcctgaTGCTGAGTCATGTTTGGTGGCAACTGGAAGAGCAACTGCACTGGCGGAGCATTCTTGTCGCCGCTCTCCACGTTGTAAACGAAGTTGGTTGcaggctgctgctgatgctgggcAGCCACAGCTTTAATGATGCGCGCGTTGGAGTActgctgaagctgctgctTCAGTTCTGGATCGTTTTCCAGGGCAagctgttggtgttgctgaAAATCGGCTGCATTTGGCAATGCTTGGTGgtgaagctgctgctgctgttcatCCGTAAAGGGCAGTAAGGAGAGGTGAGGAGAAGGTGTTTGCTGGTGTTgctaaaaagaaaagtaaattGTGTTTTAACAATCCGAAATCTGCAGCAAGGAAAAATGTAACCCACCTGCAGGTGCATTTCCTCAGCATCGAGTAGTCGCTGCTCCAGTTGGATGTTTTGTTGCATGGGATAGTCGAGGAGGACAAGATTTGCCTGTCGCTGCGCATCCTGTGGAACATCGCCTGGGTTAATGAGACCCGGCGACCTTACGACGCCCACCAACTGCTCCTGACCAGTCCACTTGGCGGTAGATTGCGCCCAGTTGCCAGCAAATCGACCCTTGCACATCTGATTGAGGCTAAACTCGGCCAGCTCGGGATAGTTCAGGCTACTTGCCAATTCCTAATTCAAAGAGTTAATATATGGTTATTATATGCAACTAATGCTTAACACAACAAATCAAATAACTTGCCTGGAATATGTCCTCCATTTCGCCATCATTGGCAAAGTGCTCCAAACCCGAATACAGCTCACTTGCGCTAGCACTGCCATCATCTTCTGCAAACAGGAATTGTGGTAATCAAATTAGAATCTAAACATCACAAATATCCGTTGCTGATCTTACCGCACTGCTGGTCTCCCTCTCcatgctgctgcttctggtgGACTGCAGCCGCTTTGGCGTGCGCAGCTGCAGCGGAGGCTGCTGCCAACTGCTGCTGGAGTACGCTGTTCAGAGCTGCGTTGCTGCTGGCCGCTGCTTTGAGATTGCTTATTTGGGGCAGGACATGAACCAGCTCCGAGTTGGTAAGTTCTGGCGGGAAGTCGCACAGTGTCTGCGAGGTCAGGATTAGGTTCTCTAACCGAGTGGCCATTTTGCGCTGTTTCAATGGCAACGAACTGGCACCGCTTTTggaattgttattattgttgccaGTTCCTTGGTCGCTGTCAGGCTCGTCCAAGAAGAACTCGTCATCGTCCGCATCATCCTCTTCATCCTCGCCATCTCCACCGCCTTCGTCCTCGTCGATGTAGTCTACCTCACCATCGTTGTCCACCTCCGCATCTTCGTCATCATAGTTCAGCTTATCGATCTCGCCGCTGTTCGTATCCTGCTCTTCATCGtcatcatcctcctcctcgtcatcctcctcttcctccACAATTATGCCATCTTCCCTCAGAGCGGCTGCCAATTCAATTGGCTCTGGCGGCAGGGTGTTTTCTTCGCCATCTGCCCCAGCTCCACCCTCTGCTTCATCCTCGCATTCGCTCTCAAGTCCCGAACTAATCTCATCCTGATCCTTATTAACCgcagccactgcagcagctgctgctgcggccgAGCAGAGCGTGGCCAAGTTCTTCATCTCGGCGCGAGGCTCCGATCCGAGACGATCTGCTTCGGTCGGTGAGGACATGGTAGTCTCCTCCATTTCTGGCGGAGTCTCAGTGGGCGACTTTGGCTGATCACCGAAGAAATTGTGCACTCCCACCATATGCCAGCCGTCCTTGAAGAAGTTCAACTGGGGTGTTTTAAGAGCCAGGTCTTTTCTGGCCCTTGACCCATTTACCGCCGTCTCCAACATGCCACGGAAATCCTCCATGGCCGTCTTGCGCTGCAGAGCTACATCCATGgactgctgttgcagctgctgatCAACATAGTTGCCGCTGCCAGTGGGCGAGGGGAGTGGAGAAGCCGGAGAAATAGAGTAGGCCATGTTCGCGGATgatgccgctgctgcggctgcagcCGCTGCATTGTCCAGTCCAGCAACGCGCTGGTGATGCAGTTGAAGTTGCTGCTGAAGCTGGAGATGTGGATGCTGCAAGTGCTGCAAATGCTGCATATAAAAAAGAGTTTTGTTATTTGGATGAATAAAATAGGCTAGTGCTAGCAAAATGTACCAGGTTGTTGTAGATGGAGACCATTGGGTTCTGCTGCAAATTCGGCAACACTTGCTGGGCGTGCTGGgcagccgctgctgctgccgccgccgccgctgctgcagctgctgctgctgctgccgcttgCTTCcggttgtttttgttggtggCCTTCACCTTGGGCCTGTCGCTGATAGCAGTGCTCTGCAGTACTTCCGAGGAATGGGTTATTGCTCCGCTGGAGTTTCGCTGTAAGTAACATGGCAGTTGGTATAGAGATTGTTCTACAAATAGGACAATTGGACTTACCGCTGGGATCTGGGCGCAGGCACTATTGTCCAGTGCTGTCGGTACGGGCTGATTGTTGTCGGCTCCTGATTGTAAAGATGAATACATAGAATAAGATAACCTTTTAAGAAACATTATGCTTCGTTTTAGCTTACCTTTAAGGGCTAGCTCGTTTGGgtcactgctgctgctctccgGCGGCAGTTCACCCTTCTTCAGCTCCGGCATAAAGCCGCGTCGGCGCTGCAAGCGTGGATCCTCTCCAGCACATGCAAACTGTGGGGTCTTCCCATCCTCACCCAAAGGCTGCGTGCGCACCTGCTCACTatgctgttgctgttccaGTGGGCAGTCTATAAACTCCACTACTTCGCCGGTTTTCAACGCCCGATGACGGTTGGGAAGCATGGCCTTCAACTTGGGCTGACCTGGctgaagttgctgctgttgttgcattACAGGCTGCTGGCAAACGGTGTGAAAGAGTACAGGTGGTGCGGGCGGTGCCTTTTGCGGCGGCTGCAGAGAATTAATGTGCTCCATGTCCAGGTCGAAGTGCTTACATGGCACTAACTGGTGGTGCTGGCCGGCTGCAggtggctgctgttgttgttgctgctgctgatcaaAACCCGGCTGCAAATGGAACAATCTCGACTTGGCAATAAGGCCCTCCTGCTGCTGAGCGCCAAGAGTAGTCAGGTCGATTCCTCCGACTTCTCCATACTCCTCCATACCAGTCTCACTGCCCGTGGTGCTGGTTCCGGCTCCCGCACTCATTCCCGCCGTAGCCGAAAGTTGCAGTTCACCGGCATCCAAAAAGTCACCAGTTCCCATTGCCACAATGTTGGAGGATCCGTTGCCGGCACTGCTGAACTGTTGCTGGTGGAAATGTTGCTGGTTGGTTGCACGTGCCGCCTCGGACAACTCATGCAATCCAGGGGGAGCGTTCAGCTGCTGCAACTGATGCTGAAGCTGTTGCTTCATGATCTTTTGACGCATCTGATTTTGACCAGgctgggtggtggtggttggtgcTGCCTGGTTAACATTCGCAGCCGCTGCCAGTTCCGTGGGCGAAATGT from Drosophila santomea strain STO CAGO 1482 chromosome 3R, Prin_Dsan_1.1, whole genome shotgun sequence includes:
- the LOC120451652 gene encoding ankyrin repeat and KH domain-containing protein mask isoform X6; amino-acid sequence: MRCANSPRDKNSGFSRSLVAACTDNDVNTVKRLLCKGNVNLNDAAASTDDGESLLSMACSAGYYELAQVLLAMSAAQVEDKGQKDSTPLMEAASAGHLDIVKLLLNHNADVNAHCATGNTPLMFACAGGQVDVVKVLLKHGANVEEQNENGHTPLMEAASAGHVEVAKVLLEHGAGINTHSNEFKESALTLACYKGHLDMVRFLLQAGADQEHKTDEMHTALMEASMDGHVEVARLLLDSGAQVNMPTDSFESPLTLAACGGHVELATLLIERGANIEEVNDEGYTPLMEAAREGHEEMVALLLSKGANINATTEETQETALTLACCGGFMEVAAFLIKEGANLELGASTPLMEASQEGHTDLVSFLLKKKANVHAETQTGDTALTHACENGHTDAAGVLLSYGAELEHESEGGRTPLMKACRAGHLCTVKFLIQKGANVNKQTTSNDHTALSLACAGGHQSVVELLLKNNADPFHKLKDNSTMLIEASKGGHTRVVELLFRYPNISPTELAAAANVNQAAPTTTTQPGQNQMRQKIMKQQLQHQLQQLNAPPGLHELSEAARATNQQHFHQQQFSSAGNGSSNIVAMGTGDFLDAGELQLSATAGMSAGAGTSTTGSETGMEEYGEVGGIDLTTLGAQQQEGLIAKSRLFHLQPGFDQQQQQQQQPPAAGQHHQLVPCKHFDLDMEHINSLQPPQKAPPAPPVLFHTVCQQPVMQQQQQLQPGQPKLKAMLPNRHRALKTGEVVEFIDCPLEQQQHSEQVRTQPLGEDGKTPQFACAGEDPRLQRRRGFMPELKKGELPPESSSSDPNELALKGADNNQPVPTALDNSACAQIPARNSSGAITHSSEVLQSTAISDRPKVKATNKNNRKQAAAAAAAAAAAAAAAAAAAQHAQQVLPNLQQNPMVSIYNNLHLQHLQHPHLQLQQQLQLHHQRVAGLDNAAAAAAAAASSANMAYSISPASPLPSPTGSGNYVDQQLQQQSMDVALQRKTAMEDFRGMLETAVNGSRARKDLALKTPQLNFFKDGWHMVGVHNFFGDQPKSPTETPPEMEETTMSSPTEADRLGSEPRAEMKNLATLCSAAAAAAAVAAVNKDQDEISSGLESECEDEAEGGAGADGEENTLPPEPIELAAALREDGIIVEEEEDDEEEDDDDEEQDTNSGEIDKLNYDDEDAEVDNDGEVDYIDEDEGGGDGEDEEDDADDDEFFLDEPDSDQGTGNNNNNSKSGASSLPLKQRKMATRLENLILTSQTLCDFPPELTNSELVHVLPQISNLKAAASSNAALNSVLQQQLAAASAAAAHAKAAAVHQKQQHGEGDQQCEDDGSASASELYSGLEHFANDGEMEDIFQELASSLNYPELAEFSLNQMCKGRFAGNWAQSTAKWTGQEQLVGVVRSPGLINPGDVPQDAQRQANLVLLDYPMQQNIQLEQRLLDAEEMHLQQHQQTPSPHLSLLPFTDEQQQQLHHQALPNAADFQQHQQLALENDPELKQQLQQYSNARIIKAVAAQHQQQPATNFVYNVESGDKNAPPVQLLFQLPPNMTQHQAQQQQAVGEPLTEQQQQQLHAEQAHLFQHRTGGQRPPTQSELEQVAQELLLQRSGQMPAGAPVVGVQALPLKQKHFNLHPPPCPPTCVQHQVATQTHPASVVVPQPAVGYTQFALQASQQQQMQQNELSIWPMGTPTPTPSSGVSATKSMPGGIAKKAIDKQSRKDRRCVVRQTPAGSQVNTNQHQQPQVATAQQQAQLQNQLAVATAVSVDKTIEIDSETESNHDTALTLACAGGHEELVELLINRGANIEHRDKKGFTPLILAATAGHDKVVDILLKHSAELEAQSERTKDTPLSLACSGGRYEVVELLLSVGANKEHRNVSDYTPLSLAASGGYVNIIKLLLSHGAEINSRTGSKLGISPLMLAAMNGHTPAVKLLLDQGSDINAQIETNRNTALTLACFQGRHEVVSLLLDRRANVEHRAKTGLTPLMEAASGGYIEVGRVLLDKGADVNAAPVPTSRDTALTIAADKGHQKFVELLLSRNASVEVKNKKGNSPLWLAAHGGHLSVVELLYDHNADIDSQDNRRVSCLMAAFRKGHTKIVKWMVQYVSQFPSDQEMIRFIGTISDKELIDKCFDCMKILRSAKEAQAVKANKNASILLEELDLERTREESRKAAAARRRERKKKKKMEKKEEKRRQQQGNGAGGDDMQGDDDDASDKDDDSDKDDEDEEAAPAAAREEGDSGIDQGSCSSGDTKGVRLGCSQSAQAAEAAANSVSNNNQGKKNKKQPKNKVVVSVEPVPTPTPPVVTSNTVLKGISVKKQPAVEVVKQPPAAQQAAPLKRQLDVKKEEPSLKKKEEKNSSSSSSNKREKENLAPKEVALPAKQQPSSSSKLQSSESASNINSSTATNTSSANTTTTRKEIAKPVSQAASATSLNPAKRTEVDGWKEVVRKSSAQQTTAVGASGAPVPVTATSSATSVQHHPHHHLGNSSSNSSSSLATSATTATSSVPEMTCKKVQVPVNAISRVIGRGGSNINAIRATTGAHIEVEKQGKNQSERCITIKGLTDATKQAHMLILALIKDPDVDILQMLPRINSSIKQASSGGASAPMSVGTWDNRTAAGVNAYTFSSAASTTSTSSSSSASSTTPAGAAYSNAHKQQQQLQSVKAPSGRSSASASVKSNGSSTKVSASSGSGSRNGRGGGSYLGQQQPGRSSGGASSNGVTKSKAESSSKSLPAAQKSSTTLGKSSTVAPGAQNFAKAAAIAQSSPKKAEGGATSAVISSAGGRSSGVVAPFGRGKPVAGQGGSAAAAASNVAQLGSVSGNSSNSNILAGPIGTFNVADVAAVNAAAAAGAAAATNSNVKPIAPIAPPSKRVGSPIQAQPQQQPQQQQQQQQLPQSAPVPGPQPPQQQQPQQQQQQQPQQAPQQQPQQPTQQQQPQTSQQNLVINTNLLNDLMAASAANTTSDSFSAQLAAKLSSAYSLFSDYQQSQWGKLGDPGIGGGAGAVGDGLPQADASKAPGYNRNILSSPVGSSKASSNHSTSPPVGNVIQQQQQPQSSQQALNIITSGQPGGPATAPARSPMVGEGGNPAVGQPSINGTQGLGETAPAHSPGVIKPPTATVPIQRHVPMPISAPEAGVPPTFGAIGSNPVSGNNSVAAQAAAAAAASAMIDRQQQNLQNLQTLQNLQRMVGASQQQQQQQLNYPMDPTASSYIVDGNNLLRLNQRVIYPQGNTKPPQPPPQGGTQSNMFGGNQGRQPPGAGARQPGGAAAQRWYGGALEYPSYSGRDMLHLENGAGGMAGMGSPSAMSPNHDDIRKMPRPIGTERAASWKYNNFNVGASTLSMEDALASVLPPWAHEPKAQPPGLQQPPPPPQSQQQQQPLNWLKQQPQQQQYRAYNNGPYPQQQQHEPMNMPMDYHNMQAPPNMSQQQQQHVNLMPSYGYQHFVGAPGAVDISAHMPDKMEVWDHHDKHMPWTNYTTNWSN